In Etheostoma cragini isolate CJK2018 chromosome 9, CSU_Ecrag_1.0, whole genome shotgun sequence, the following are encoded in one genomic region:
- the rxfp3.2b gene encoding relaxin family peptide receptor 3.2b, with amino-acid sequence MLQMPSSQTFFYLSFITNSCPTLMSKVTCAQESPAMQLNETGVQTLAPEPCEQQLLLEDTRNCSGGSTSNLSLHCWLQLLTKESIMEFPGDNSSLVVRVMIACVYSIVCALGLVGNSLALYLLHSRYRQKQSSMNCFVMGLAITDLQFVLTLPFWAVDTALDFRWPFGRVMCKIISSVTTMNMYASVYFLTAMSVARYYSICSALKMHSRRAAATRAKWTSLGIWAVSLLATLPHAIYSTSVQVSDEELCLVRFPDSGNWDPQFLLGLYQLQKVLLGFLIPLIIITVCYLLLVRLILSRRIAGAGGPEVKQGRQKRRSKVTKSIVIVVLSFFLCWLPNQALTLWGVLIKFDLIPFSKAFYNAQAYTFPLTVCLAHTNSCLNPVLYCLIRQEFRAGLKELLLNATLSFSSLTHRKAKVAEAPPALVLVQMDV; translated from the coding sequence ATGCTCCAAATGCCCTCATCGCAAACttttttctatctctcttttATAACAAATAGCTGTCCAACTTTGATGTCCAAGGTAACATGTGCGCAAGAGAGTCCAGCCATGCAGCTGAATGAGACTGGAGTTCAAACCCTGGCTCCAGAGCCatgtgagcagcagcttctactGGAGGACACCAGAAACTGCAGTGGCGGTTCCACCAGCAACCTGTCGCTGCACTGCTGGCTGCAGCTCCTCACCAAGGAATCTATCATGGAATTTCCGGGAGACAACTCCAGTTTAGTGGTGCGTGTGATGATAGCGTGTGTCTACTCCATAGTCTGTGCACTCGGGCTGGTAGGAAACTCACTGGCTCTGTATCTGCTGCATTCACGTTACAGGCAGAAGCAGTCATCCATGAACTGCTTTGTGATGGGACTGGCTATCACAGACCTCCAGTTTGTTCTGACTTTACCTTTCTGGGCAGTGGACACAGCCTTGGACTTCCGATGGCCGTTTGGCCGTGTGATGTGCAAAATCATCAGCTCTGTCACCACCATGAACATGTATGCCAGTGTATACTTCCTCACCGCTATGAGCGTGGCACGTTATTACTCTATCTGCTCCGCGCTGAAGATGCATAGCCGACGGGCGGCAGCCACTAGAGCCAAATGGACCAGTCTGGGCATATGGGCTGTCTCTCTGCTGGCCACTCTGCCTCATGCCATCTACTCCACCAGCGTCCAGGTGTCGGATGAGGAGCTTTGCCTGGTGCGCTTCCCGGACTCAGGCAACTGGGATCCACAGTTTCTTTTGGGTCTCTACCAGCTGCAAAAGGTTCTGCTGGGCTTTCTTATTCCTCTGATCATAATTACTGTCTGCTATCTGCTGCTAGTCCGCCTAATCCTCAGTAGGCGAATCGCAGGAGCAGGGGGCCCAGAGGTTAAACAGGGACGACAAAAACGGCGCTCCAAAGTGACCAAATCCATTGTCATCGTggttctgtctttctttctgtgctgGCTTCCCAATCAGGCCCTGACACTGTGGGGAGTGCTAATAAAGTTTGACCTTATTCCCTTCAGTAAGGCCTTCTACAATGCACAGGCGTACACCTTCCCCCTGACTGTGTGTTTGGCACACACCAACAGCTGCCTCAACCCCGTGCTTTACTGCTTGATTCGCCAAGAGTTTCGGGCAGGGCTCAAGGAACTTCTCCTTAACGCCACACTATCCTTCAGTAGCCTGACTCATCGGAAGGCCAAAGTGGCTGAGGCACCGCCTGCTCTAGTGCTGGTCCAAATGGATGTCTGA